The nucleotide sequence TAAGTTTTAACAATTCCGTCTTGAGCTGCAACGCTGAATACGGCAATTACCGACATTAAAAAAGTTATTTTGAGCATTATAGATTTTATGATAATTATATTAAATTACAATTAGATTTAATTCGCAAAAGGAAAATGAGTTTAAAAACCCGTGTAAATTTAATTATTTTGATTGTATTATTTGGTATAAATATATGTCACGGGCAAAATTTTGTCAAAGTTCAAAATTTGAAAAGTGAATTTATTTTAAAAGAGAATAAAGATCAGTACTATAAGACCATCATTGATGAAATCAACCGAACACTTTCGGAAAATGAAATTAAAAGCAGCAAATGGATTTTTGCTTTAGACAACGCACAATCTATTTTTTACGATAGCAGTATTGTTAAAAATGCTGTAGATCGGATTTTAAAATTACCTGTCGATAAAAACGTTAAACTACAAATTTCCGCACTCGAAACTGCATATACATTATACAAGAATGATTTTAATAATTATATAAGCGAGATTGCTAAAAAAACTAATGATCAGACATCATTTGCAATTGCAGTAAATTATTTATTAAATAATAGCGCTAATAAAATAATTGCCTCAATAGAATTTTTAGATACAATTGAGAGAAAATTTGATAATGCTGAAACAAACAGCATTTTAAGAAATGTAAAGTATCACTTAGAAAATATAATTGATCCTAACCAAGAACAAATCCCTTCACTAACAGAATTATTTAATCATAAATATCAAAATGGTAAAACAATAATTTTCTCCGTACACAGAAAAAACAGACATTTCCCGGGGATTACAATTATAAAAAGACCGGACGGCGAGTTTGTAAAAAACAAAGACGGTTCTGTTTTTAATATTCCTCAATTGGCAATTTCATTCTCAAATTTACCGGCATATATTCCCAATGGAAATACGCCACAGGGAGTTTATTCAATTATTGGAACTTACGTTTCATCTACTCAAACAATAGGGCCTACACCCAATATACTTTTAAGAAGTCCGTTCGAAGTTTCTCCTAATATTTTCTACCATAATGAGAATAAAATACAATCTTGGCAAATTGAAGATTATCGGAATTTATTGCCTCAGTCGTGGAAAAATTATTTCCCAATATATCAATCATTTTATGCTGGAGAAATAGGGAGAAAATTAATTATAATGCACGGCTCAACGGATGATCTGTCTCTTTACAAAGATTTACCATATTTTCCTTACACACCTACTAAAGGCTGCTTAAGTTCAAAGGAAATTTGGGATGATCAAAACGGAAAATGTATTGATAGCGATCAAGTGAAATTATTAAACGCATTTTATTCAACTTATAAGAAAAAAGGATTTCTTGTTGTCGTTGAAATTGACGATAAAGAAATGCCGGTCACCATAGATGAAATCGAACAATATATAAATAAAGGTCTCCAAAGATGAAGGATATCTACTGGAGACCTTGGTCAGGGGGTATTACGTATATTATATAGTCCAAAATTGTTGCTTTTTGAATTTTTTTAATACAAAATTTTCAGAAATTTATTTTTGAGTCAATAACCGCAAAAAAAACTTAAATTCTAATTTTTTATTAGTTAAAAATTCAAAAAGAGCAAAATTTGGATTATATATTGAACAACAATGTTGAAAGGAAAAAATGATTATATCTGAAAAAGAAATTTTTACGTATGTTTTCTTTTCGGAGAAATTACCAAAACATAAAATTGATTATATTAAAACCCATGCAAAATTATTTGAAGATGAAATAAGATTCCTCTCAAATATTTTATCAGAAGCTCAATCTAAGATAAACCCCCAAATTTTAGATACAATTAAAGATAAAATCAAGAATTATTCGATTAAGAAAATTTTTCGACTTCAAAAAAAAAACAATAATCAAAAATATGTAAATGGAAGTTTGATTTTAGCCGCCGACAGCGTAAGAAATGAAAATATTCTTTCTACAGAAACTTTAATCGACAAAGATTCAAATTTTATCGCAAAGGTGATTAAAAACTCCGAAGGAAATAAAGTTTACGTTTTCCCAAAGGAAAACTTAGAATTTAATTTCATTGAATTATTTATTTTGCCTTCTGGAGAATCTCATAAAATTTATGAAAACAGCGAACAGATAGTAATTTATTCAAATCAGAGTGTTGATGAAATAATTATTAAACTAAGTCCTTGGAAAATTGAATCAGCTAATTTTAATTCATGGAATTGATGCTGAAATAAATTTACATTCTTTTAATTTGCTAACAATTGTGTATTTATCTAAAATGGATGGTTTTAAAAATGACTCTCCTTTTTTAAATTCCATCCATTTGTCTAAAAATTTAACAATAATCTTTCCTTCTAGAACAAGACAAATTTCCGGCAAATTATTTTTTGAAGAATAACTTTTAAATTCAGAATTCAGCGTAACTCTTTTAATTTCAAATTCGTCAGCAGATGTTTTATATAAAGTGATATTTTTTTTATGAACAATCTTAACTTTTGTTTTGCTTAAGTCAGTATCTAATATTTTTAATAAGGTTTCATTATCTTTGAATTTATTTGTCAAACCCGCTCTAACAACATTATCGGAATTTGCCATACATTCAATAATATTTCCGCTAAGATATGCGTGCGGAATTCCTGCAGGTGTAAATATTGCTTTGTCTTTACCAAGATCAATAAAATTAAATAATAACAAAGATATTAAACCGACATCAATTCCGTAATTATCAAATTCAGATAAAAATTTTATTTCACTTTTACTCTTTGATTTTTTTGCGGTAATTGTATTTATTAATCCTTCAATTACATTTTTCAAAATTGAAGGCTCTGAACTCATTATTTGTTTATAAATTTCCTTATCTAATTTTATTGATAAATCATTTGAATTGATCTTTTTAACTAATTTCTGATTTAACAATTCATATAAAACAGGATATTCGTCAAAACATTTTTTAATTTGCTTAATATTTTTTAATCCAACTATCGCGTTTAGTTTATCAATTGCAATTGCTATTTCAGGTTTATGATTATCATCAGGATAATTTATTGGATCATTTTTATGCAGAATTTTCGCAGTACTTTTATTCGGATGCGCTTGAATGGATAATGCATTATCAATTGATAATATTTTTAAAAGAAACGGCAATTTCTTTTTAAATTTTTTCGATATTTCTTTTCCAAGAATCTCAATCGGGAATTCTTCAATAATTTTATTCAATTCATATTTTGAATTTTCAATAATAATTTCAGACGGACTTTTCGGATGAGCGCCAATCCACAATTCAGCATAAGGAACATTTTGCTCTGCTTTTATTCCCAATAACTTTGGAATAAAAGCGTTTTTGTTTTTTGTTCCCCAATCATAGTTTTGAATTTTTGGAATCAGTCTGTAAGGTTTTGCAGTAATCATAATTTATTTTTTACAAAATGAATAAAATATTAAATGAAATTTAATTAATTATTTTATCCTTGAAAAATATTTATTAAATAAATTATTATTATTTCTTCAGACATATGTCAATTATTACCGGCATATGGTCCGAAGGATATTTGCCATCAGTCTTGTCTCCGATTACAGCATGATGTAAAACATCAATTTTATCTGATACAAAAATGAAGTCGATTTTTTCCCTGCCTGTCAGGTCGTTTTCAAATCCGTTAAACGTTATATCTGTTCCGTATCTAAATTGAGATTTGTTTTCAGAGTCGCTAATAATTCCAGATTCGTTTATTATTTTATAACCTTCAAATTCTTTTGAAAAATTAAAATCGCCCATTAAAATAGATGGAAGTCCGTTTGATAAATTTTTTATTTTATTTACAATTAATTTTGCGCTTTCAACTCTTGCAACAATTCCCATATGATCAAAATGCGTGCACGCGACAAACAACGATTCTTTATTAATTTTATTTTTTACAACTGCCCAGCTTACAATTCTATTTAGGCTTGCGTCCCAACCTTTCGAAGGGACATCAGGATTTTCTGATAGCCAAAAAGTCCCGCTATTTAAAACTTCAAATTTATTTGAAATAAATAATGTGCTGAACTCACCTTCATTTTTTCCGTCATCTCTTCCAACGCCAATTTGCTGATAATCTGAAAATTCTGTTTTCAAATATTCAACTTGTTCCAATAAAGCTTCTTGTACTCCAAAAATATCGGGACTATGGAATCTAATCATTTCAGCAACATTTGGTTTTCTTACTTCCCATTCTTCACCCGGATTATTATTAGCGTATCTAATATTATAAGTCATTATTCTAAATTGTGAATTCTGTGCTGCTAAATTTGAAACAAAAAATAGAATTACAAATATTAAGAAATTTTTTTTCATTATTATACCATTGAATTTTAGAAAGTAGGTTTAATCATACTTTATAAATTTAGGCATTTATTTACTTCAGTAAAATCATTTTTTTAATTTTAACAAAATCCCCTGATTTTAATTTATAATAATAAATACCTGAGACCAATTTTGAATTGCTGAATTCAATTTCATGAACGCCTGAATTTAAAGTTGAATTTAATAGTACTTCCACCTTTTCGCCTATCACATTATAAATATCTAAGGTCACTTCAGCCTTTTTCGGCAAAGTAAATCTAATTTTTGTGGATGGATTAAACGGATTGGGATAATTTTGGAATAATTCAAATTTTACAGGAATTTCTTCTTTCTCTTCAATTACCGAAGTTATAAAATTACTGTTTTGTTTTCCCGGCGTTCCATTCCCATTTGAACTTCTCCAATTAGAATATTTACTATTATCAAAACCGGGGTTTAATAATTCCAAAGTGCTTCCGGAGCCGTCGGGGATTGTTGTCCATGGACTTTCATCATCATATCTAACGCTGTCAATCAATTCATTATTGTTATCGTAAAGCCTTAAAAGTTCTCCGCCATTACTTATATTAAAATTAAAATTTCCTACAATTTTATTTACATCGCTAAAATATTTTAAAAATTCTGTTGTGTCATTTGATATCACCAAATAATCTTTCGGCTGTATTATTGTATTTTCCGGAATTTCAAATCTGTTAGTATCAATTTCATCACTAAATATCCAATTGCTTATATCAATTTGCTGATCTGAATTATTAAACAGCTCAATCCAATCTTTAGTGTCGAATTCACTATTTGAATTATAGTTTATTTCATTTATTACAATATCTTTGAAATCGGATTTTTTTTGAAATTTAGCATGCAAATTTAAAGTGCCTCCAACATAAATTTCTATACTGTCGGATGTAGATTCAACCGAACCTTCCCAACCGACAAATTCATAACCTGGATTTGGAATAGCTATAAGATCAATATTTGTTCCTTTAAAGTAGCTTCCGTACCATGATTTTTTTTCAATAATCAAAGAATTTATTTTAACTTTGCCTGCGGAAATATCATTGTTCTCAATTACAACTATATTCATTCCGGTAAGTTTAAAGTAATCTTCAAAATATTGTTTTAAATTAGATACCCGTAAATCGGCAAAATTATTCATTGACTCAATATTATATTCCCAATAGGATGAATCAATTTCATTCCATTTTTCAATATGGTCCGGAATTTCGGGTCTAATTCTGTTTGCAAGATTACCTAAAATATTTTTTATATTTTCAGGTACAAATACTGAATTACATAAATCGGCAAAACGATTAATAAATTTTTTCTTAAATAAATTGTTTTCCAAAAGTTTTCTTAAGTTAAGAGTTGACCAAGGCGGGTTAGGCCAATCCGGTCCGGAAGGCTCCGTAGCAAATTTTAACGTATTGTGCTTATAACTTTCAATAAATCCAAATCCGAAATCGGTATCAAAAATTATCCAGCGCCATTTCGGGTGTTGAGTTCTGGACCGCCAAAATTTATTATTATTTCCGGGCCAATCTGTATTTGCTATATAAATTTGCATTAGATTGTAATCAATAAAACTCGGGATATCAATCTGATCTTCTACAACTTTATAATTAGCGTCATTAACTAAGCTATGAGTATTGAGAAATTCTGTAAGTGCAATATAGCTTTCGTTATCGCCGTCAACTATTGCCCCTTCCAATTCCAATAAATCTATCGAACTTTTATCGTAATTATAATGAGATTCAAAATAACTTAAATTAACTTTTTCTCTTATATTATGAATTCCCCAATATTCTCCATTTAAATAAAGAACAGAAGGCGTGTAAGCTAAGTTATCAATATCTAAATTATTTGCAATTGTGTGAATAAATCCATCGCGCAATAAAGAACCGGTCCAATCATTTCCGGAATTTCTGAAAATCAACGATTCAAATTTATCTATTGTGCGGTTGTCGAAAAATTTATAGTCAAAGGGATTATTCCCAACCGCAAACACTGCCAATGATTTTTGAGCATTTGCTCTACTCCAATTTCCATAAATCTTTACGTCTGCATCCCAATTCTTAATTATATTATTATCAATTTCAAAAAATTCAAATGATACGGGACGCGACCAATCCTGCCAATAATTTGCGCCAAAATGCGGTATTGCAGATTCGGCATTTGGACCTAACACATAAATTCCATAATTATAATCCCACAAATTGTACGGATCTGTTGAAATGGAAATTACGGGAAGGTATTCGCTTTTGTTTACAAAATAAGTTTGCGTTAAAGTTTTGCTTGGAAGAAAATTACTCTGAAATGATTTTAACCTCAAAACTTTAGTATTATTTAAAACTAAATTTTTTGTAAACAGATTTGAATTTATAGTTGGCTCCGACCCATCCAAAGTATAATAAGTTTTTGCATCGGGATTTGGGTCAATTATATTCAGAGTAATGGAGTTTTCATAAAATCCTGCTGGAAAATTAAGGCTTGGTATTTCGAGCTTTCCAATAAATCCATCATTTCTATTACTACTTCCTGGAGTAGGTATACTAAACAAAAGCCAATTTTTTCCTTCATTTTGCCTGCCGAAAGAAATATCACTTTCAATATTATTTAATTTAACGGAATCAATAATTTCGCCGGAGATATTGCTTAGAAATAATGTTTCATTGCCAGAATCAAGTTTAAAATTTGTATGCAGAGTCGGAATTGCATGCTTAACTTCTTCAACAATATTGGTTTCAGAATCGCTTATTTTATAACCGATAGTAAGATACGGAATAGCGGTAAGATCGCTTGAATTAATTCCGAAATTATTTATTTGTACTGAAAGTATATTGTTTCCCTCAATCAAAATATTTTCCAAATCATCTACATAATATGAATCTAATTTTTGACCTTGAATTAATTTTGGTTCAACAGAAAAATCAGCATCTCTATTAAACACAATAAATTCACCTTTTAAGCCCAAGTTGGCTCTTGCTATTTCAATACCATTTAAATACGCCACAAAGCCATCGTCATAGTCAATATTAAAAAGCATTTGAGCAATATTGTTTTTATCCGAGATATTAAAATTCTTTCTTATATAAATCGAATTAACATTTTGAATAACTGTATTATCGTCATCATCCCCATAGCCAATACCGCTTTTACCAATATTCCATCCTACATCATTAAATGTTATATCTTTCCAGCCTGATGGAGGTTCTTTTATTCCAAGAAAATATTTCCAATAGTCACCTTTTTTTATTATTGTTTCCCAAGATGACGAAATAGATTTAATATTCTTACCGGAAGCGTTAACAATTAAAAAGCTATTACCATTTAATGTTAATGAAGGCAATACCCATTTCTGCAACTCTAATTTATTATCTGATAACGCATAGCCTTCAAGATTTATAACTTCTGAACTGTTATTATATAATTCTATCCAATCCGGCGTGTCACCGTATTCATCAAAATAAGTTTTAGAGTTTGAAGTCATAACTTCATTAATTAGGATATTTTGCCCGTTAGTTATATCGGATATGTTTAAAGCAAGAATGAATAAAAAGGAAGAATAATATTTCAACTAACCCCCGGCAAAATATTTAATTTTAAAAAAATAGTGAACCATTTTTTAGTTCACTATTATAAGCTGAATAAAATTAAAAAATTTAGTTTTCTATTTTTTGATACACTCTTACATAATCGACTTCCATAGAAGCTGGAAATGCATCCGGATCAATTCCTTGAACACCGCCCCAATTACCGCCGACAGCCAAATTTAAGATCAAATGAAACCTTTTATCAAAAGGCCATTTCTCCCAGCCGCTATTTTCATTTGAAAATGAAAAATATTTCTGGTCATCAATAAAAAAATCAATTTTTTCAGCTGACCAATCAATTGAATATTTTACAAATTCGGTTGTGGCATTTGGAATTTTAAGTGTCTTTGTTTTTTGAGTTCCAATTACATGATTGTAAGCTTTAGTATGGACAGATCCGTGAATAACATTTGGGTCGTAACCGACGTGTTCCATTATATCAATTTCACCGCTTTCCGGCCATCCGCCGTATTCCCAATCAGTCGAAAGCATCCAAATCGCAGGCCAGGTTCCTTTTCCAGTTGGTACTTTAGCGTAAACATCTATTCTGCCATATTTCCAATCGCCTTTATACTTGGTTCTTAATCTTGCTGAAGTAAAATCTCTTGTACCTCCCGCGCTCGTATACTGTTCTTTAACGGCAGTTATAACCAATTTGCCGTTTTTAATAGAAGAGTTCTGTGATCTTGCGGTATAATACTGAAGTTCATTATTTCCGCCGCCATCAGCATTAACTTCGTATTCCCATTTTGATAAATCTATTTCGGAACCATTAAATTCATCGATCCACACAAGTTTATAACCATCTATTTGCGGAATTGAATTATCATTTTTAGGATCGTTTCCAGAATCGGAACAATTGAGAAACGAAAATAGCAATAGTATATTTAATAATGTCATCATTTTAAATTTCATTTTAATTACCAAAAAATTGCATAAAGCAATGCTAAAATTAAACAGATTGTATATGCAAAAATATTGAAAGTTTTATCTGTTGTAAATATTTTAGCTGTTAAATTGAATCCCTTTACATCATCTACATTTTCATTTGTAGCTAAGCTAATCATTCCTGAAATTACAATTGTAATTATAAAAGTATATAACATTTGATCCATAAACGGCAACTGAATTGCAGGCATCTTTAACGCCAACGCTACTGGAATTGAAAGTATTGCACCCCAAATAGCTCCGCGCGTTGTCACTTTTTTCCAGAATAACCCCATCATTGAAACAGCTAAAATACCTGGACTAACTAAACCGGTATATTCCTGAATATACTGAAAAACTTGCGGCAAGCTTTTTAAAAACGGCGCTACTAACAATGCAATTACCAACGCTCCGGCCGCGGTTAATCGTCCAACAGTTACAAGATTTTTCTCGCTTGATGTCTTATTGATATATGGTTTATAAATATCCATAGTAAAAATTGTAGCAGTAGAATTTAACATTGACGCGAGAGAGGAAACAATAGCGGCAGTCAAAGCGGCAATAACAATTCCTTTTAATCCACTTGGTACAAACATGCTTACTAACCATGGATATGCTTTATCATAATTAAGTGATCCGTCAGCTTTTAGGAAAGCTTCTTTTGCTCCTTGAATGAGTGCAGTACCATCAGGCTGTGAAAACATTACAAATGCAACAATTCCCGGAACAACAACAATAAGAGGAATAATAAGTTTTAAAAATGCCGCAAATGCAATACCTTTTTGTGCTTCTTTTAATGATTTTGCGGCAAGTGTTCTTTGAATAATATACTGGTTAAATCCCCAATAATATAAATTTGCAATCCACATTCCGCCAATTAGTACTGCAATTCCAGGAAGATTATTAAATTCCGGATTATCTTTCGATAAGATCATGTGAAATTTATCTCCCGCGGTATTGTAAATATGAGATAATCCATTAAAAATTCCGCCTTGGGGAGTAACATAATCCAACGCTATAACAGTGGTTATAATTCCGCCAAGAATTAATAAAATAACTTGAACTACATCTGTCCAGGCAACCGCAGATAAACCACCGTATAATGAATATGCAGCAGCTAAAACTCCGAGTCCAATCATTGCAGGGACAAGTAATGAACCATCTCCGGTTCCCATAACGGTATCAAGCGCCTTTGCGCCAAGAAACATAACTGTAGTAAGATTTACAAATACAAATAAGAAAATCCAGAAGATTGCCAAAATTGTTTTAAGAGTTGTATTAAACCTTTGTTCAATAAATTCAGGTATTGTATAAATCTTTTTTTCAATGAATATTGGAAGAAAAAACTTACCAACAATAAGTAAAGTTAATGCGGCCATCCATTCATAAGAAGCAATGGCCAAACCGCCTGCAAATCCGGAACCGGACATTCCAATTATCTGTTCAGCGGAAATATTAGCCGCAATCAACGATGAACCGATTGCCCACCAAGTTAAAGTGTTGCCGGCTAAAAAATAATCATTGGAATTTTTTTCATGTCCTTTCTTTGTTCTTGAAACAAATAAACCTAAAGAAACAATTCCAATTATGTAAACACCAAATATCACATAATCTAAGCTAGTAAAGTTCAAATTTGGTTCTCCTTAAATTAAGTACTATAAATTATTTTTTATAATTCAATCCGAATCCATAAGCGAATAACGGATCATATTTTTCATCGCCAATATTAATTGGAAGCTGGTCAATGCTTTTAGGCCAAGTAAAAGAAAGTTTACCTGTAAAATCTGCATCGCCGAATAAAACATCAGCTATTCCTTGTCCTTCGGATCCAGGCAGCCAGGCGGCAACAAAAGCGTCGGCTTTTTCTAAAGTATTACCAATTATTAATGGTCTGCCGGAAAGTAAAACTACAACCATAGGTTTTTTGGATGCTTTTACTTTTGCGATAGTTTTAATATCTTCATCTTTTAAATCTAATTTAGGATCATCTCCAAAACCTTCTGCATAAGGATTTTCTCCAACAACAACAATAACGATATCGGCTTTTTCCGCGCCGCTTCCATCAACTGTAGTAAACACATTGGAATTTTTATCAACTGTATTTTTAACTGCGTTGAATATACTAGTTCCGCCTTTAACTACTTCACCATTATTTCCCTGCCAAGAAATTGTCCATCCGCCGCATTGCATTCCTATGTTATCAGCGCCTCTTCCTGTTACTAAAATGTTTTTTACATTTTTTGAAATTGGGAGAACATTATTATCATTTTTTAATAAAACTAAAGATTGCTGAACAGCTTTACGCGCAACTTCTCTATTTTCTTTTGAACCAACTTTATCCGTAAAGTTATTTTTTAGTTTCGCTTTGTTGAATAAATCAAAATTAAATTTTGCTCTTAAAATTCTTGTAACCGCATCGTCAATTCTACTGACAGGCACTTTACCTTCATTAACCAATTCTTTAAGATAAGTAATAAAATCCAAATAAGTATTTATTGTTTGTCCGTTATCTCCTATCTTCCCTTGTTGAGCAGGTCCATTTGGAATCATTATCATATCTAAACCGGCGTTAATAGATTTTTCAATATCGCTTTTATAATCGCCTTCAAGCTGATCGATAGCAGCCCAATCTGAAACAATAAATCCTTTATAATTTAATTCGCCTTTCAATAAGTCGGTGATCAAATATTTGTTTTCGTGCATTTTTTTACCATTCCAACTGCTGTATGATATCATAATTGAAGCGGTATTTTCTTTCATTGCCGCAACATAACCTTGTAAATGGATTTTTCTTAAAGTCGGTTCATCAACTTCTGTATTCCCCTGATCTTTACCGTTAGTAGTTCCGCCGTCACCCATAAAATGTTTTGTACAAGACATTACCGCTTCAGCTGATGCAAGATTTTCATTTTCAAATCCTTTAACAGCAGCAGCGCCAAGCTGTGCAACTAATTCAGGATCTTCACTAAAACTTTCATAAGTTCTTCCCCATCTTTCGTCTCTTACTACTGCAACGCATGGCGCAAACGTCCAATGAATTTTAGTGGCTGATATTTCCTGTGCGGCAGTTTTTGCGACAAGTTCTATCAATTCAGGATTTCTTGTACAGCCTAATCCAATATTGTGAGGAAAGATTGTCGCGTTATTTGCATTGTTGTGACCGTGAACTGCATCGATGCCTAAAATGATTGGAATTCCCAATCTTGATTTTAGTGAGCAATCAATTAAACTATCTGCAACTTTTGACCAGCCAAGTGCTGATATATCCGAAATTTCAGAATTACCGCCCCAAAGTACTGAGCCGATAGCATATTTAGTAATATCATTATAATCCGTTAATGCGTTTTGATCAACTTGCGTCATCTGTCCAATTTTTTCATCAAGAGTCATTTGTGCCAGCAGTTCTTGCACTTTTTCGTCAACACTTAAATCTTTCTGTTTAGTAGATTCATCATTTTTTGAACAGCTTAAGATTAGAAATAATAAAAAGAAAACGATAATTAAGTTATTTTTTTTCATCAATTAGTCTCAATAATATTTTCAAAATTTAAAAAATAGTTTATTAACTTTTTTTGCTGAAGCAATTTATTTGTCATATTGTAAATTTATTTTAGATAAAGCATTTTTTTTATTGAAGAAAATTTGTTCGAAGAAACTTGATATAAATAGACCCCGGAATTTACTTGTACACCATTTTTATTTCGACCATCCCATCTTAGTTTGTTGTTTCCATTAAGTGATTTGAAATTTTGAGAATAAATTTCTTTGCCCAAAACATCAAAAATTCTAAAAGAAAAAATGTCCTGAACTTCAGAAGCAAAATTGATAATTGTTTCACCGTTAAATGGATTGGGATAATTTTGATCTAATTGGAATAAATTATAATTCAGAACTTTTTTTTTACTTTCGATATCCGTAGTGATTTTCTCAATTTGTATTCCGCTTAAAATTGTATAATCAAGCTCGGCACTGAAATTAAATTCAAGTACACCATCCGAAACTTCAATATTATCTGCTTTAATTTCGTAAGCGGCGTTTTTAGGTACGTGACTTAAAATATCAAAATTATTTTCAAGGAGTATTCCTTCCGCATGAACGTCAAATATTCTTTTACCAATTGTATCAAATCTTTTTTCTGCAAATAAAAGTTTGGCGTTATAAAATCCATTTGGAACTCTAACTTTATAACTTACAATTCCATTTCTGTCAGATCTGTAAATTTGATCCAATTCCGTTAAACTTATAGATGCTGTAAACGCTGATTCATTTCCTTCTGTGTATCCATATTCATTATTTAACATCCATTCTTGATCTGCTAGAAAACCAAGCTGATCTTCTGCGCCAACATTAATTTTTATTGGAAACTGCAGCTCATTTGCAACAGAAAACGAAATTAATTTGCCTGCCATTGTATTTGGAACCGGAGCAAGATCTTTTACATTAAGCGCAATTATGTTATAGGTTTTACTTGTATCCAATTCCGAAACGGTAAGTCTTACGGTTTGACCATCATTCAGCAATTCAGCATTCTCAACAGTAACTCCTGTAATTGTG is from Ignavibacteriota bacterium and encodes:
- a CDS encoding sodium/sugar symporter, which translates into the protein MNFTSLDYVIFGVYIIGIVSLGLFVSRTKKGHEKNSNDYFLAGNTLTWWAIGSSLIAANISAEQIIGMSGSGFAGGLAIASYEWMAALTLLIVGKFFLPIFIEKKIYTIPEFIEQRFNTTLKTILAIFWIFLFVFVNLTTVMFLGAKALDTVMGTGDGSLLVPAMIGLGVLAAAYSLYGGLSAVAWTDVVQVILLILGGIITTVIALDYVTPQGGIFNGLSHIYNTAGDKFHMILSKDNPEFNNLPGIAVLIGGMWIANLYYWGFNQYIIQRTLAAKSLKEAQKGIAFAAFLKLIIPLIVVVPGIVAFVMFSQPDGTALIQGAKEAFLKADGSLNYDKAYPWLVSMFVPSGLKGIVIAALTAAIVSSLASMLNSTATIFTMDIYKPYINKTSSEKNLVTVGRLTAAGALVIALLVAPFLKSLPQVFQYIQEYTGLVSPGILAVSMMGLFWKKVTTRGAIWGAILSIPVALALKMPAIQLPFMDQMLYTFIITIVISGMISLATNENVDDVKGFNLTAKIFTTDKTFNIFAYTICLILALLYAIFW
- a CDS encoding glycoside hydrolase family 3 protein, which encodes MKKNNLIIVFFLLFLILSCSKNDESTKQKDLSVDEKVQELLAQMTLDEKIGQMTQVDQNALTDYNDITKYAIGSVLWGGNSEISDISALGWSKVADSLIDCSLKSRLGIPIILGIDAVHGHNNANNATIFPHNIGLGCTRNPELIELVAKTAAQEISATKIHWTFAPCVAVVRDERWGRTYESFSEDPELVAQLGAAAVKGFENENLASAEAVMSCTKHFMGDGGTTNGKDQGNTEVDEPTLRKIHLQGYVAAMKENTASIMISYSSWNGKKMHENKYLITDLLKGELNYKGFIVSDWAAIDQLEGDYKSDIEKSINAGLDMIMIPNGPAQQGKIGDNGQTINTYLDFITYLKELVNEGKVPVSRIDDAVTRILRAKFNFDLFNKAKLKNNFTDKVGSKENREVARKAVQQSLVLLKNDNNVLPISKNVKNILVTGRGADNIGMQCGGWTISWQGNNGEVVKGGTSIFNAVKNTVDKNSNVFTTVDGSGAEKADIVIVVVGENPYAEGFGDDPKLDLKDEDIKTIAKVKASKKPMVVVLLSGRPLIIGNTLEKADAFVAAWLPGSEGQGIADVLFGDADFTGKLSFTWPKSIDQLPINIGDEKYDPLFAYGFGLNYKK
- a CDS encoding family 16 glycosylhydrolase, coding for MKKLLLIIVVLYSFETLLYAKDYRGAEYRTKEAYLYGRFEANYKLQNKDGYLSSFFTYFTGTDSIPWTAQKWNEIDIEILGRYNNNVQFNTITPGQVNHVRSNFVNFDPTDDYHTYGFEWTPEYVAWFIDDQEVYRQTGSHVSTLIYPQKIMMNIWNPTYKDWVGTFKPEILPAFAHYDWVKYYSYTPGIGSGGTDNNFTFQWVDNFDSFDNTRWDKATHTWEGNGCEFITENAVFDDGKLVLCLTDKTNIGYVDKNPPTILSVRALKNSIDLFFTEQLNKQSAENKSSYTITGVTVENAELLNDGQTVRLTVSELDTSKTYNIIALNVKDLAPVPNTMAGKLISFSVANELQFPIKINVGAEDQLGFLADQEWMLNNEYGYTEGNESAFTASISLTELDQIYRSDRNGIVSYKVRVPNGFYNAKLLFAEKRFDTIGKRIFDVHAEGILLENNFDILSHVPKNAAYEIKADNIEVSDGVLEFNFSAELDYTILSGIQIEKITTDIESKKKVLNYNLFQLDQNYPNPFNGETIINFASEVQDIFSFRIFDVLGKEIYSQNFKSLNGNNKLRWDGRNKNGVQVNSGVYLYQVSSNKFSSIKKMLYLK